A genomic region of Panthera uncia isolate 11264 unplaced genomic scaffold, Puncia_PCG_1.0 HiC_scaffold_365, whole genome shotgun sequence contains the following coding sequences:
- the LOC125918008 gene encoding TRAF-interacting protein with FHA domain-containing protein A-like, producing the protein MSNFEDADTEETITCLQITVYHPVQLQSGIFQSIRFYNREKLPSSEVVKFGRNSNICHYTFQDKQVSRVQFSLQLFKKFDSSVLSFEIKNMSKKTSLLVDNKELCYLNKIDLPDKCMVRFGDYQLLIEKEDGESLEFFETQFILSPTSLLQENNWPLQKPIPEDGCYSSCSTQDTFPTEMDENEL; encoded by the coding sequence ATGTCCAATTTTGAAGATGCTGACACGGAAGAGACAATAACTTGTCTCCAGATAACTGTTTACCATCCCGTCCAGCTGCAAAGTGGAATATTCCAATCCATAAGGTTTTATAACCGAGAAAAACTTCCCTCCAGTGAAGTGGTGAAATTTGGCCGAAATTCCAATATCTGTCATTATACCTTTCAGGACAAACAAGTTTCCCGAGTTCAGTTTTCTCTGCAGCTGTTTAAAAAGTTTGATAGTTCAgttctctcttttgaaataaaaaatatgagtaAGAAGACCAGTCTGCTTGTGGACAACAAGGAGCTGTGCTACTTAAATAAAATAGACCTGCCTGACAAGTGCATGGTCAGATTTGGTGACTATCAGCTCCTGATAGAGAAGGAAGATGGAGAGTCATTAGAATTTTTTGAGACTCAATTTATTTTGTCTCCAACATCACTCTTGCAAGAAAACAACTGGCCACTACAGAAGCCCATACCTGAGGATGGCTGTTACTCATCCTGTTCTACCCAAGACACTTTTCCTACAGAAATGGATGAAAATGAATTGTGA